The sequence CTGATCGCCTACTGGAAGAAATTCAACGGTAGCGCGCAATCGCCCCCGGTTAAAGTAGTACAACCCGAACCTTTGGAGGCTGTTCAGCAGTAATTCTGCAAATATCTCCCAAATGTATAAGTGATGGGTAGAAAGGTATAAGCCGGACCGTGCTATTCGCTGCAACTTTGCTTTAGAAATTAAAAATTAAAGCAAATGAAAAAGACAGTATTAATAACAGGCGCCTCTTCCGGGTTTGGGAAATCGGCCGCTAAACTATTTTATAATAACGGTTGGAATGTAATAGCTACCATGCGTTCGCCGGAAAAAGAAACGGAATTATCGCCATTAGATGGCCTGTTATTGACCAGGCTGGATGTAACCGATAAGGCAAGTATCCAAAGCGCCATTTCGGCAGGGATAGAAAAGTTTGGCCAAATTGATGTATTGGTAAACAACGCTGGCTACGGGGCTATGGGCGCACTTGAAGCCGCGTCCGAAGAACAGATCAAGCAACAGTTTGATGTTAACCTGTTCGGCGTGATCGCCGTTACGCAGGCGGTGCTGCCCATTCTGCGCAGGCAAAAATCGGGCATTATCATCAATGTTTCTTCTGTAGGCGGCCGGGTTACGTTCCCGTTCTCATCGCTTTATCATGCCACCAAATTCGCGATGGAAGGCTTAACCGAATCGATGCAATACGAACTGAACCCGCTGGGGATCCAATTGAAGATAGTGGAACCGGGTGGTTATAAAACAGAGTTTGCAGGCCGGTCGATGGATCTGTTTGGCGCAAATGGTATGGAGGATTACAAGCCATCGTTCGATCGGTTCATTACCATGCTGGATCACTGGCCAATGTCTGAAAATATTGGCGAGGTGGCCGAAGCGATATACGAAGCGGCCACCGATGGTACCGAAAAATTGCGTTATCCTGTAGGACATGATGCCGCGCAACTGTTGCAAAACCGCCAGCAAACAGACGATGTGAGCTTTAAAAAACAAATGGCCGCCCAAACCGGCATTTAAATCGATACAGGTTTAGGCTGACCGCAATTTGGTCAGCCTAAACTTTAATTAGTAGTTTTATAAAATCATGCCAGATCAATATACCGATCTCCAATCCATCAGCGATATGCACAAATTGGTGCAGTATACGCCGCCCAAACATCCGCTGGTGAGCCTGGTGGATCATGCCGATTTTTATGCTTGCCGGCCCCGGACAGATACGCTCTACCGTTTTGGTTTTTATACCATTTCGTGCAAAAAGTTTGAGGGTACCATGAAGTACGGCAAAGGCTATTATGATTTTAACGAAGGTTCGCTAATGTTTACTGCCCCATGGCAGGTTATATCGCCAGGGCCCGATGTGGTGGTTGACGAGGGTTGGGCGTTGTTTATTCACCCCGACCTGATCCATGGCACAGATCTGGGCCGGAAGATCC comes from Mucilaginibacter mali and encodes:
- a CDS encoding SDR family oxidoreductase, giving the protein MKKTVLITGASSGFGKSAAKLFYNNGWNVIATMRSPEKETELSPLDGLLLTRLDVTDKASIQSAISAGIEKFGQIDVLVNNAGYGAMGALEAASEEQIKQQFDVNLFGVIAVTQAVLPILRRQKSGIIINVSSVGGRVTFPFSSLYHATKFAMEGLTESMQYELNPLGIQLKIVEPGGYKTEFAGRSMDLFGANGMEDYKPSFDRFITMLDHWPMSENIGEVAEAIYEAATDGTEKLRYPVGHDAAQLLQNRQQTDDVSFKKQMAAQTGI